One segment of Pandoraea pnomenusa DNA contains the following:
- the cobA gene encoding uroporphyrinogen-III C-methyltransferase, translated as MKHGKVTLVSAGPGALDLLTLRAARVLGEADVLLVDDLANPEIATLAPRARVIAVGKRGGCRSTPQAFIERLMCRMARRGAHVVRVKGGDALMFGRAGEEMAALRHAGVPVEIVNGVSSAFAAAAGLGMSLTHRDHCAGVTFVTAHRQDGSAPNWAALAATGTTLAIYMGVTRIEALTGTLMEHLAPTTPAAAVQWAGTPRERRLVTSLGRLAANVRASGFGSPAILLVGGAVSEAVVMTDDAPRADPADRAHTVHSAAPVADLAVAA; from the coding sequence ATGAAGCACGGCAAGGTGACCTTGGTGAGCGCCGGACCTGGCGCGCTGGATCTGCTCACGCTGCGCGCGGCACGCGTGCTCGGGGAGGCCGATGTGCTGCTCGTCGACGATCTGGCCAATCCGGAGATCGCCACGCTCGCGCCGCGGGCGCGGGTGATTGCGGTGGGCAAGCGCGGCGGTTGCCGCTCGACACCGCAGGCGTTCATCGAACGGCTCATGTGCCGCATGGCTCGTCGCGGCGCGCATGTGGTGCGCGTCAAGGGCGGAGACGCGTTGATGTTCGGACGTGCGGGCGAGGAAATGGCGGCATTGCGGCATGCGGGCGTGCCGGTGGAGATCGTCAACGGCGTATCGTCGGCCTTCGCCGCCGCGGCGGGGCTGGGGATGTCGCTCACGCACCGCGATCACTGCGCGGGCGTGACGTTCGTCACCGCGCACCGGCAGGACGGCAGCGCCCCGAACTGGGCCGCGCTGGCGGCCACCGGCACGACGCTGGCGATCTACATGGGCGTGACGCGGATCGAGGCGCTGACCGGCACGTTGATGGAACACCTCGCACCGACGACGCCCGCGGCTGCGGTGCAATGGGCGGGCACGCCGCGGGAGCGGCGGCTCGTCACGTCGCTGGGGCGGCTCGCGGCCAACGTGCGCGCCTCGGGATTCGGCAGTCCGGCCATCTTGCTCGTGGGCGGCGCGGTGAGCGAGGCGGTCGTGATGACCGATGACGCGCCGCGCGCCGACCCGGCCGACCGGGCGCATACCGTGCACAGTGCGGCGCCGGTTGCCGATCTGGCCGTGGCGGCGTAA
- a CDS encoding PaaI family thioesterase encodes MSDSAPPLPVLTYLQRQLAGTLRDGERTHMRYPTPISELLQFQIVEVGEASAVIALQARAERHGNQQGTVHGGLLCELADAAIGTAHSTLMAEGESFTSIDLKATFLRPVWNARLLAHAYATHRGRTVSHYQCDIRREDGKAVARIDSAVMTLRGEHARGR; translated from the coding sequence ATGTCCGACTCCGCCCCACCGCTCCCGGTACTGACCTACCTTCAACGCCAGTTGGCAGGCACGCTTCGCGACGGCGAGCGCACGCACATGCGTTATCCGACGCCCATCTCCGAACTCCTGCAATTCCAGATCGTGGAGGTCGGCGAAGCGAGCGCCGTCATCGCGTTGCAGGCGCGCGCGGAACGCCACGGGAACCAGCAAGGCACCGTACATGGCGGACTGCTTTGCGAGCTGGCCGACGCGGCCATCGGCACGGCGCACTCGACATTGATGGCCGAAGGCGAGTCGTTCACCAGCATCGATCTGAAGGCGACGTTCCTGCGTCCTGTCTGGAACGCCCGGTTGCTCGCGCATGCGTATGCCACGCATCGGGGGCGGACCGTGTCGCACTACCAGTGCGACATCCGGCGAGAGGACGGCAAGGCGGTCGCGCGCATCGACAGTGCGGTCATGACCTTGCGAGGCGAGCACGCCAGGGGAAGATGA
- a CDS encoding ANTAR domain-containing response regulator encodes MLRVLLVTDTDKPIGELRAALARLGCEMLAEVAKPQALPRVVESERPDVVIIDTESPSRDTLEQLAVMNAEAPRPVLMFAADGNQSLIRAAVDAGVTAYSVEGLAAERLAPILEVALARFAHEEKLRARLAKAESELADRKLIDRAKRLLMDRRRISEQEAYAILRKRAMDQGEKLVEVARQLVSIAELLG; translated from the coding sequence ATGCTGCGTGTGTTGCTCGTTACCGATACCGACAAGCCGATCGGCGAATTGCGCGCGGCGCTCGCGCGGCTCGGCTGCGAGATGCTGGCCGAAGTCGCCAAGCCGCAGGCGTTGCCGCGCGTGGTCGAGAGCGAGCGTCCGGACGTGGTCATCATCGATACCGAGTCGCCGTCTCGCGACACGCTGGAGCAACTGGCCGTGATGAATGCCGAAGCGCCGCGCCCGGTGTTGATGTTCGCGGCCGACGGCAATCAGTCGCTCATTCGCGCGGCGGTCGATGCCGGGGTGACGGCGTATTCGGTCGAAGGACTGGCCGCCGAGCGCCTGGCGCCGATTCTTGAAGTCGCGCTCGCGCGCTTCGCCCATGAGGAGAAGCTGCGCGCACGGCTGGCCAAGGCCGAGAGCGAACTGGCCGACCGCAAGCTGATCGACCGCGCCAAGCGTCTGCTCATGGACCGGCGCAGGATTTCCGAGCAGGAGGCGTACGCCATTCTGCGCAAACGGGCGATGGATCAGGGCGAGAAGCTCGTCGAGGTGGCGCGCCAACTCGTTTCGATTGCCGAATTACTGGGATAG
- a CDS encoding CmpA/NrtA family ABC transporter substrate-binding protein, translated as MSTSSWLASAAKVPDGVPEKRHLRVGFVALSDAAPLVVAKRLELGHEHGLTLELSRESSWAAVRDKLITGELDAAHSLYGLVYGVQLGIGGLREDMAVLMVLNRNGQAVTVTPSLAEAMAGTGDLRAALASLGRKPVFAQTFPTGTHAMFLNYWFAAQGIDPLAEVSRLVIPPAHMVAAMEEGGLDGFCCGEPWHAVAQARGLGRTVAVSSDIWPNHPEKVLACRRDFVTRYPGTAQALVRTLLSACRWLDMPGHRAEAAGWLAEPVWVGAPRDLIAARLLGDFGRLPGRHALLPVSFFDKGAVNFPHPSDGMWFVAQYRRWGMVGDEALTHAAQTASAVSQTALYEAAALAEGVPVVSMPSSERLCDGRVWDAAAASDLRAYVEGFGIRAR; from the coding sequence ATGTCGACGTCATCATGGTTGGCCAGCGCCGCGAAGGTACCCGACGGTGTGCCGGAGAAGCGTCATTTGCGCGTGGGTTTCGTCGCGCTCTCCGATGCCGCGCCGCTGGTCGTGGCGAAGCGTCTCGAACTGGGACATGAACACGGACTGACGCTGGAGTTGAGTCGCGAGTCGTCGTGGGCGGCCGTGCGCGACAAGCTCATCACCGGCGAGCTGGATGCGGCGCATTCCCTCTACGGCCTTGTGTACGGCGTGCAACTGGGTATCGGGGGCCTGCGCGAGGACATGGCGGTGCTGATGGTGCTCAATCGCAATGGGCAGGCCGTGACGGTAACGCCGTCGCTTGCCGAAGCGATGGCCGGCACCGGCGACTTGCGCGCGGCGCTTGCTTCGCTGGGGCGCAAGCCTGTTTTCGCGCAGACGTTTCCGACGGGCACGCACGCGATGTTCCTCAATTATTGGTTCGCGGCGCAAGGCATCGATCCGCTCGCCGAGGTGTCGCGCCTGGTGATTCCGCCCGCCCACATGGTCGCGGCGATGGAGGAGGGCGGCCTGGACGGCTTTTGCTGTGGCGAGCCGTGGCACGCGGTCGCGCAGGCCCGCGGCCTGGGACGCACCGTCGCCGTGTCGAGCGATATCTGGCCGAACCATCCGGAGAAGGTGCTGGCGTGTCGGCGCGATTTCGTTACGCGCTACCCCGGCACGGCGCAGGCGCTGGTGCGCACGCTGCTCAGCGCCTGCCGCTGGCTGGACATGCCCGGTCACCGTGCGGAAGCGGCGGGCTGGCTCGCCGAACCGGTCTGGGTGGGCGCACCGCGTGACCTGATCGCCGCACGTTTGCTCGGGGACTTCGGGCGCTTGCCGGGACGTCATGCGCTGTTGCCCGTGAGCTTTTTCGACAAGGGGGCGGTCAATTTCCCGCACCCGTCGGACGGGATGTGGTTCGTGGCGCAGTACCGGCGCTGGGGAATGGTCGGAGACGAGGCTCTGACGCACGCCGCGCAGACCGCGTCCGCCGTCAGTCAGACGGCGCTGTACGAGGCGGCGGCACTTGCCGAAGGCGTGCCGGTCGTGTCGATGCCTTCAAGCGAGCGGCTTTGCGACGGCCGGGTGTGGGATGCGGCCGCCGCGTCGGACTTGCGCGCCTATGTGGAAGGGTTCGGGATTCGGGCGCGATGA
- a CDS encoding bifunctional helix-turn-helix transcriptional regulator/GNAT family N-acetyltransferase has product MDIIDLPGQPREAEILALRDFSRRLVRELGFMRTTLADSDLAPSAVHAIIEIGAAPGISAKDLGNLLRLDKSNTSRQVAKLEAAGLVRRTTASGDARTSQLQLTEAGQRLRRKIDRYATDQVSSALRRIVPADQETLARSLALYADALAQDNRAKGSAPPAPTGQIVEGYRPGCIGDIASLHGRFYAEHWGFGAFFEKRVATELAEFAGNLPADGKRLWLHVENGRTLASLAIDGEPGTGKAHLRWFIVDDSLRGTGVGRHLLTQAMAFVDAQFHETCLWTFKGLDAARHLYESFGFRLASEAEGEQWGSRVVEQKFIRAKA; this is encoded by the coding sequence ATGGATATCATCGACTTGCCTGGCCAACCGCGCGAAGCGGAAATCCTGGCGCTGCGGGACTTTTCGCGTCGGCTGGTTCGCGAACTCGGTTTCATGCGCACGACACTGGCCGACAGTGATCTCGCGCCGTCGGCGGTGCACGCGATCATCGAGATCGGCGCGGCGCCGGGGATCAGTGCCAAAGACCTCGGCAATCTGCTGCGTCTGGACAAATCGAATACGAGCCGTCAGGTCGCCAAGCTCGAAGCTGCCGGCCTCGTGCGCCGTACCACGGCGAGCGGCGACGCGCGAACCTCGCAGCTTCAGCTCACCGAGGCCGGGCAAAGGCTTCGGCGAAAGATCGATCGGTATGCAACGGATCAGGTCTCGAGCGCGCTGCGGCGTATCGTGCCCGCTGACCAGGAAACCCTGGCTCGCTCGCTCGCGCTATACGCGGACGCCCTGGCGCAGGATAACCGGGCAAAGGGTTCGGCGCCGCCGGCGCCGACCGGGCAGATCGTCGAAGGCTATCGGCCGGGATGTATCGGCGACATCGCCAGTCTGCACGGGCGTTTCTACGCCGAACACTGGGGCTTCGGTGCATTCTTCGAGAAGCGGGTAGCGACGGAGCTTGCCGAGTTTGCCGGCAATCTGCCCGCGGACGGCAAGCGGCTCTGGCTCCACGTCGAGAACGGGCGCACGCTCGCGTCGCTCGCCATCGACGGCGAACCCGGGACGGGCAAGGCTCACTTGCGCTGGTTCATCGTCGACGATTCGCTGCGAGGCACGGGTGTCGGGCGGCATTTGTTGACTCAGGCGATGGCCTTTGTCGATGCGCAGTTTCACGAGACTTGCCTCTGGACGTTCAAGGGGCTCGACGCCGCGCGCCATCTTTATGAATCATTCGGCTTCCGGCTCGCAAGCGAGGCCGAGGGCGAGCAGTGGGGCAGCAGGGTCGTCGAACAGAAGTTCATCCGTGCCAAGGCGTGA
- a CDS encoding aminotransferase-like domain-containing protein encodes MSSSRLPAIVERLAHDIRIGVLPPGTALPTHRKLAAQYGIAIASATKVYAKLQGLGLVIGEVGRGTFVRDRPPQREWDGDDEARLSSNAVDLSFNHPCWPEQAELLRATLRELATSGDLSALMHQQPPGGRLHEREIVARYLQEQRGVVADAGQIFLVGGAQQGLDVAIRSTLRPNDAVAVDALTYPGFKMAAAVAGVTLKPVALVADGPDLDALESQCRRGAVRAIYAMPTMHNPLGWVLNPAQRRRLVEIARRHECAIIEDATYAYLVDDAAPSIFSLAPERTWYVGSVSKSVATGLRFGYVVAPQHKAADVKRVVRASFWSQSSVVTAIATRWLVSGEVVRQEARQREDARRRQAVARRVLRGMDLVAHPASMFLWLPLPEGLRMDRVASALAARGVAVSKAQAYATTRHAPHALRLGLSSMPFSQVEGVLAQVRDVIERLPI; translated from the coding sequence ATGTCGTCATCGCGGCTACCGGCGATCGTCGAGCGGCTCGCGCACGACATTCGCATCGGCGTGCTCCCGCCGGGCACGGCGCTACCCACGCATCGCAAGCTCGCCGCGCAGTACGGTATCGCGATCGCCTCGGCAACCAAGGTCTACGCCAAGCTGCAGGGCCTCGGGCTGGTGATCGGCGAAGTCGGTCGCGGCACCTTCGTGCGCGATCGTCCGCCGCAGCGCGAATGGGACGGCGATGACGAAGCGCGGCTCAGCTCGAACGCCGTCGACCTGTCGTTCAATCATCCATGCTGGCCGGAGCAGGCCGAGCTGCTGCGCGCCACGTTGCGAGAGCTTGCCACCTCGGGAGATTTGAGCGCGCTGATGCACCAGCAGCCACCAGGCGGACGCCTCCACGAGCGAGAGATCGTCGCCCGCTATCTGCAGGAGCAGCGCGGCGTGGTCGCCGACGCGGGCCAGATATTCCTGGTCGGTGGCGCGCAACAGGGACTCGACGTCGCCATTCGCAGCACGCTCCGGCCGAACGACGCTGTGGCGGTAGACGCGCTCACCTATCCCGGCTTCAAGATGGCCGCCGCCGTGGCGGGCGTGACGCTCAAGCCTGTGGCGCTTGTCGCCGATGGCCCCGACTTAGACGCGCTCGAGTCGCAATGTCGACGTGGTGCGGTTCGGGCCATCTATGCAATGCCGACGATGCACAACCCGCTTGGCTGGGTGCTGAATCCGGCGCAGCGACGCCGGCTGGTGGAGATCGCGCGACGACATGAATGCGCGATCATCGAGGACGCGACCTATGCATATCTCGTCGACGATGCGGCGCCGTCCATCTTCTCGCTGGCGCCTGAGCGAACGTGGTACGTGGGCAGCGTCTCGAAGAGCGTGGCGACGGGGCTGCGATTCGGCTACGTCGTGGCGCCACAGCACAAGGCAGCCGACGTCAAACGGGTGGTGCGAGCGAGTTTCTGGAGCCAGTCGAGCGTGGTCACGGCGATTGCGACGCGCTGGCTGGTCAGCGGCGAGGTGGTGCGGCAGGAAGCGCGCCAGCGCGAAGACGCGCGTCGCCGGCAGGCCGTGGCGCGCCGGGTGCTGCGCGGGATGGACCTGGTCGCCCATCCCGCATCGATGTTTCTGTGGTTGCCGCTGCCCGAGGGCTTGCGAATGGACCGGGTGGCCAGCGCGCTTGCCGCGCGCGGTGTCGCCGTCTCGAAGGCGCAAGCGTATGCCACCACCCGTCATGCACCGCACGCGCTGCGGCTCGGGCTGAGCTCGATGCCTTTCTCGCAGGTCGAAGGTGTGCTCGCGCAAGTGCGCGACGTGATCGAGCGACTGCCCATCTGA